Genomic window (Armatimonadota bacterium):
GGACTTCCCGACGTACGGCCTGATCATGGGCAAGAAAGGCATCCGCGACGCGTACGAATCGGGCCGTGGCAGCATCATCATGCAGGCCAAAACGATGATCGAGCCGATCGAAAGCGGCAAGACCGCGATCGTGGTCACCGAGCTTCCCTATCAGGTCAACAAACAGAACCTGGTCAAGGCGATCGCCGATATCGCGAAGCAGAAGAAGTTCGACGGCATCACCGACGTCCAGGACTACACCGACAAACGCGGCATGCGCGTCCAGATCGAGCTGCGCCGAGACGTCAACCCGAACAAGGCCCTCAATTACCTCTTGAAGCACACGAACCTGAGGACGACCTTCGGTTCCATCATGCTCTCCCTCGTCGACGGCGCCCCGCGCGTCTCACCGTTGCTCACGATCCTTGACGAGTACATCGACCACCGCCGCGAGGTCATCACACGACGGACGCGGTACGCCCTCATCCGGGCGCTCACAGAAGTCCACCTCAACGAAGGCTTCCAGATCGCACGTCGGTTCCTGGACGAGGTCATCCAGACGATCCGGGCCGCGAGCGACCCCAACAACGCCCGGACCCAACTGATCCGCAAGTTCGACATGTCCGCCTTCCAGGCGAACGCCATCCTCGCGATGGAGCTCCGCCGCCTGACGCAGCTCGAACAGGACAAACTGGAACGTGACTACAAAGAGGCCTTGCTCCGCGCCCAAGACCTCATGGACATCCTCACGAGTCCGGAGCGCCTGACCGCCGTTCTGCGGGACGAAACCGTCGCCCTTCGCGACAAGCACGGCGACGAACGCCGCACGCGCATCGTCGAACGCGAGGCCGGAGACTTCAGCGAAGAAGACCTGATCCCTGAAGAAGAGGCGATCATCTCCATCTCCCGCGACGGCTACATCAAGCGCATCAGCCTCGACGCCTACCGCCAGCAGAAGCGCGGCGGCAAGGGCATGAAGAACGTGCAAAAGGCCGACGACGAGCCGGAGCACCTCTTCCAGGTCAACACCCACAACTGGATCCTCTTCTTCACGAACAAGGGCAAGGCGTACAAGCTCCGCGCGTACGATCTTCCTGAAAGCAGCCGCTATGCGCGAGGCATGCCCGTCATCAACTACATCGCCATCGACGGCGACGAAAGGGTGACCGCGGCCGTCCGGGTCAAGGACATCAAGGGCGAGGGCTTCCTCGTCATGGTGACCAAGCTCGGCGAAGTCAAACGCACGGCGCTGGAGAAGTTCGCCAACATCCGCAGCAACGGCCTCATCGCCTTCGACATCGAAGAAGGCGACGAACTGGGCTGGGTGCTCCAGAGCAAGGGCGACCAGGACGTGATGATCATCACGCGTAACGGACAGTCCATCCGGTTCAAGGAGACCGCCGCCCGTGACCGCGGCCGCACCGCCGGAGGCGTCCGAGCCATTACCCTGCGCGAGGAAGACTACATCGTCACCGCCGAC
Coding sequences:
- the gyrA gene encoding DNA gyrase subunit A, with amino-acid sequence MSVIISRALPDVRDGLKPVQRRILYAMRELNLTPQNGTTKCAKVCGQTSGDYHPHGEATIYPTLVRMAQTFSLRYPLIEGQGNFGSIDGDSPAAMRYTECRLTPVAMEMLEGLDQETVDWIDNYLGTVKEPTVLPGKFPNLLCNGGQGIAVGMATSLPPHNLTEVCNAILHRIDEPESTLDDIMVHLPGPDFPTYGLIMGKKGIRDAYESGRGSIIMQAKTMIEPIESGKTAIVVTELPYQVNKQNLVKAIADIAKQKKFDGITDVQDYTDKRGMRVQIELRRDVNPNKALNYLLKHTNLRTTFGSIMLSLVDGAPRVSPLLTILDEYIDHRREVITRRTRYALIRALTEVHLNEGFQIARRFLDEVIQTIRAASDPNNARTQLIRKFDMSAFQANAILAMELRRLTQLEQDKLERDYKEALLRAQDLMDILTSPERLTAVLRDETVALRDKHGDERRTRIVEREAGDFSEEDLIPEEEAIISISRDGYIKRISLDAYRQQKRGGKGMKNVQKADDEPEHLFQVNTHNWILFFTNKGKAYKLRAYDLPESSRYARGMPVINYIAIDGDERVTAAVRVKDIKGEGFLVMVTKLGEVKRTALEKFANIRSNGLIAFDIEEGDELGWVLQSKGDQDVMIITRNGQSIRFKETAARDRGRTAGGVRAITLREEDYIVTADMADDEATLLVVGDKGFGKRTKINEYRVQGRGGSGILTMNVTDKTGKIVSAEVVQDDDKLLVLTTNGKGIRLKVKDVRLVGRIAQGVKLINMAEGDTIASIARLVDSPEEDEPEGEETLDV